In a genomic window of Streptomyces sp. NBC_01142:
- a CDS encoding response regulator transcription factor, with protein sequence MTEAAAETTERRVRVVLVDDHRMFRTGVQAEIGQTDRTGVEVVGEAADVDQAVTVITATRPEVVLLDVHLPGGGGVEVLRRCATLMAAAENPVRFLALSVSDAAEDVIGVIRGGARGYVTKTITGTDLVDSIFRVQEGDAVFSPRLAGFVLDAFASTDAPPVDEDLDRLTQREREVLRLIARGYAYKEIAKQLFISVKTVESHVSAVLRKLQLSNRHELTRWATARRLV encoded by the coding sequence ATGACCGAGGCTGCTGCAGAGACCACCGAGCGGCGCGTACGGGTTGTGCTCGTCGACGACCACCGGATGTTCCGCACCGGAGTGCAGGCCGAGATCGGCCAGACCGACCGCACCGGCGTCGAAGTGGTCGGCGAGGCCGCCGACGTCGACCAGGCGGTCACCGTGATCACGGCGACCCGTCCCGAGGTCGTCCTGCTGGATGTGCACCTGCCCGGCGGCGGCGGGGTGGAGGTACTGCGCCGCTGCGCCACGCTGATGGCGGCGGCCGAGAACCCCGTCCGTTTCCTGGCGCTGTCCGTCTCGGACGCGGCGGAGGACGTGATCGGCGTGATCCGGGGCGGCGCCCGGGGCTATGTCACCAAGACGATCACCGGCACGGACCTGGTCGACTCGATCTTCCGGGTCCAGGAGGGCGACGCGGTCTTCTCGCCGCGGCTGGCGGGCTTCGTACTCGACGCGTTCGCCTCGACGGACGCGCCGCCGGTGGACGAGGACCTGGACCGGCTCACGCAGCGCGAGCGGGAGGTCCTGAGGCTGATCGCGCGGGGTTACGCGTACAAGGAGATCGCCAAGCAGCTCTTCATCTCGGTGAAGACCGTCGAGTCGCATGTCTCGGCGGTGCTGCGCAAGCTGCAGCTCTCCAACCGCCATGAGCTGACGCGGTGGGCGACGGCTCGTCGTCTGGTCTAG
- a CDS encoding DoxX family protein gives MTHTYRTTSNYGTVDGGRGGWKERANSYALLPLRIFLGVTFIYAGMDKLMDSQFMAASGPGSVGDLMRGVRDSSAVPALVDLALKNPEGFGHAIALGELAVGIGILVGLLARLAAFGGALISLSLWLTVSWQTEPYYYGNDLIYLMAWLPLLLAGASVFSLDALLAERRRRRR, from the coding sequence ATGACACACACGTACAGGACGACATCGAACTACGGCACGGTCGACGGCGGGCGTGGCGGCTGGAAGGAGCGGGCGAATTCCTACGCCCTGCTGCCGCTGCGGATCTTCCTCGGCGTGACCTTCATCTACGCGGGCATGGACAAGCTCATGGACAGCCAGTTCATGGCGGCCAGTGGACCCGGTTCCGTCGGCGACCTGATGCGCGGCGTGCGCGACAGCTCCGCCGTACCCGCCCTGGTGGACCTGGCGCTCAAGAACCCCGAGGGATTCGGCCACGCGATCGCCCTCGGTGAGCTCGCCGTCGGCATAGGCATCCTGGTGGGCCTGCTCGCCCGGCTCGCCGCGTTCGGCGGAGCCCTCATCTCGCTGAGCCTGTGGCTGACCGTGAGCTGGCAGACGGAGCCGTACTACTACGGCAACGACCTCATCTACCTGATGGCCTGGCTGCCGCTGCTGCTCGCCGGCGCCTCGGTGTTCTCCCTCGACGCGCTCCTCGCGGAACGGCGGCGCCGGAGGCGGTAG
- a CDS encoding M23 family metallopeptidase, translated as MNDQHAHAGYVGYDGYSTGSFDTDPLFGALPGSYEAGHSGQYDASQWGTGSHQTAGSGSDVYAAQQEQSTQQAQQPQYDTTGQWDADAWNQTTQTGQYETAAATFAYDTTGQWAAPTFETGAYDATAWNSGAESGYQSAYNEAVVPHQFTPEQEFIPSPESAATDFTTEFSTEFVADAGYESAAEFQGTDLQADPQPEFEYQNECQNEYEFEYESAAEHEPESEPEPEADSGPEVELLTAAVPVTPRPVRRSGGSRGRRRTPAKRSALLTVAVPSACVMGVAGIAAASVGGLGATGGETKDETTSLAAADPASVKPVAANNKMDTQLANLSADARDFGDRASRTQERIDLKARQAAEKKKREEEAERREALRPKFMLPVKQDGLSAYYGQAGVNWMSVHTGIDFPVSYGTEVMAATDGTVRTQWNSAYGNMAIVTAADGTETWYCHLSSTKIRSGSVKAGDVIAYSGNSGNSTGPHLHFEVRPGGGSAIDPLPWLRSHGLNPT; from the coding sequence GTGAACGACCAGCACGCCCACGCCGGGTACGTCGGATACGACGGGTACTCCACTGGCAGCTTCGACACCGACCCGCTCTTCGGTGCCCTTCCGGGCAGTTACGAAGCGGGCCACAGCGGTCAGTACGACGCGAGCCAGTGGGGCACCGGTTCCCACCAGACCGCCGGCTCCGGCTCCGACGTCTACGCCGCGCAGCAGGAACAGTCGACTCAGCAGGCACAACAGCCGCAGTACGACACCACTGGCCAGTGGGACGCCGACGCCTGGAACCAGACGACGCAGACGGGCCAGTACGAGACGGCCGCGGCAACGTTCGCGTACGACACGACCGGACAGTGGGCGGCGCCCACCTTCGAGACCGGCGCGTATGACGCCACCGCCTGGAACTCGGGCGCGGAGAGCGGCTACCAGTCCGCGTACAACGAAGCCGTCGTACCGCACCAGTTCACGCCGGAGCAGGAGTTCATCCCCTCTCCCGAGTCCGCGGCAACCGACTTCACCACCGAGTTCAGCACCGAGTTCGTGGCCGACGCCGGGTACGAGAGCGCGGCGGAGTTCCAGGGCACGGACCTTCAGGCAGATCCTCAGCCCGAGTTCGAGTACCAGAACGAGTGCCAGAACGAGTACGAGTTCGAGTACGAGAGCGCGGCGGAGCACGAACCGGAATCCGAACCGGAACCCGAGGCCGATTCGGGCCCCGAGGTGGAGCTCCTCACCGCCGCCGTCCCTGTCACTCCCCGGCCGGTCCGCCGTTCCGGCGGAAGCCGCGGCCGACGCCGTACCCCAGCCAAGCGCTCGGCCCTCCTCACCGTCGCCGTGCCCTCGGCCTGCGTGATGGGCGTCGCCGGCATCGCCGCCGCCTCCGTCGGTGGTCTCGGCGCCACTGGCGGCGAGACCAAGGACGAGACGACCAGCCTGGCGGCCGCCGATCCGGCCTCCGTCAAGCCGGTCGCGGCGAACAACAAGATGGACACCCAGCTCGCCAACCTCAGCGCCGACGCCCGCGACTTCGGCGACCGCGCCTCCCGCACCCAGGAGCGCATCGATCTGAAGGCGCGCCAGGCGGCGGAGAAGAAGAAGCGCGAGGAAGAGGCCGAGCGCCGCGAGGCACTTCGCCCCAAGTTCATGCTGCCGGTGAAGCAGGACGGCCTCAGCGCGTACTACGGCCAGGCCGGCGTCAACTGGATGTCCGTCCACACCGGCATCGACTTCCCCGTGTCGTACGGCACCGAGGTCATGGCGGCGACCGACGGCACCGTCCGTACGCAGTGGAACAGCGCCTACGGCAACATGGCCATCGTGACCGCCGCCGACGGCACCGAGACCTGGTACTGCCACCTCAGCAGCACCAAGATCCGCTCCGGTTCGGTCAAGGCCGGCGACGTCATCGCGTACTCCGGCAATTCCGGTAACTCCACCGGACCGCACCTCCACTTCGAGGTACGACCCGGCGGCGGCTCGGCGATCGACCCGCTCCCCTGGCTTCGCAGCCACGGCCTCAACCCGACGTAG
- a CDS encoding ATP-binding protein gives MPVAAPRSAGPSRASVPEEQPLRKLYRSADGRMLGGVARGLAGHLGLPVIWVRLVFLGLFMADGLGVLVYAVFWIVVPLGIGGRTSEPRSVFETTPDGRRRLRKPDKGQLFAVLALLFGATIFIGNVDTGGNTNYVWPMLLIGAGVVLVWRQTDNARRARWSEVGRRRRLLQLGRAVAGVALVGMGLTVFMVVRGSAAQLGNVLTAAVAVIAGVALLAGPWLVRMTQDLSEERTMRIRAQERAEVAAHVHDSVLHTLTLIQRNADDVGEVRRLARAQERELRNWLYKPEGTGKDEDEEPDTLAEAVKKSAAEVEDKHGVPLEVVVVGDCPLDEKLTAQMQAAREAMVNAAKYGGEGGAVQVYAEVEGRTVFVSVRDRGPGFDPDSVPQDRMGVRESIIGRMQRHGGTARLRSVPGGGTEVELEMERSE, from the coding sequence ATGCCAGTCGCCGCGCCCCGATCCGCCGGACCCTCCCGCGCCTCCGTGCCCGAGGAGCAGCCGCTGCGCAAGCTGTACCGCAGCGCCGACGGCCGGATGCTCGGCGGTGTCGCGCGCGGTCTCGCCGGACATCTGGGACTGCCCGTCATCTGGGTACGTCTCGTCTTCCTCGGCCTCTTCATGGCCGACGGCCTCGGCGTGCTGGTGTACGCCGTCTTCTGGATCGTCGTACCGCTCGGCATCGGCGGCAGGACCAGCGAGCCGCGCTCGGTCTTCGAGACGACGCCCGACGGCCGGCGCCGGTTGCGCAAGCCCGACAAGGGACAGCTCTTCGCGGTGCTCGCGCTGCTCTTCGGCGCCACCATCTTCATCGGCAATGTCGACACGGGCGGCAACACCAACTACGTCTGGCCGATGCTGCTGATCGGCGCCGGTGTGGTGCTGGTGTGGCGGCAGACGGACAACGCCCGCCGCGCCCGATGGAGCGAGGTCGGCCGCCGCCGCAGGCTGCTCCAGCTGGGGCGCGCCGTGGCGGGCGTGGCGTTGGTCGGCATGGGCCTGACCGTGTTCATGGTGGTACGCGGCTCGGCCGCCCAGCTCGGCAACGTACTGACCGCCGCGGTCGCCGTCATCGCCGGTGTCGCCCTGCTCGCCGGACCGTGGCTGGTACGGATGACGCAGGACCTCTCCGAGGAACGGACGATGCGCATCCGGGCCCAGGAGCGTGCCGAAGTCGCGGCGCACGTCCACGACTCCGTACTGCACACCCTCACCCTGATCCAGCGGAACGCCGACGACGTGGGCGAGGTGCGCCGGCTGGCCCGCGCCCAGGAGCGTGAACTGCGGAACTGGCTCTACAAGCCCGAGGGCACGGGCAAGGACGAGGACGAGGAGCCGGACACGCTCGCGGAGGCGGTGAAGAAGTCCGCCGCCGAGGTCGAGGACAAGCACGGCGTCCCGCTGGAGGTCGTGGTCGTCGGCGACTGCCCGCTCGACGAGAAACTGACCGCGCAGATGCAAGCCGCACGCGAGGCGATGGTCAATGCCGCCAAGTACGGTGGCGAGGGCGGGGCGGTCCAGGTCTACGCGGAGGTCGAGGGACGCACGGTTTTCGTGTCCGTACGGGACAGGGGGCCCGGGTTCGATCCGGACTCGGTGCCACAGGACCGCATGGGCGTAAGAGAATCGATCATCGGCCGGATGCAGCGCCACGGCGGGACGGCGCGGCTGCGTTCCGTGCCGGGCGGAGGCACCGAGGTCGAGCTGGAGATGGAGCGGTCCGAGTGA
- a CDS encoding PspC domain-containing protein, with amino-acid sequence MTQPTSPPADAQPDAPPDVHPEVQQLRRTPRQKVVAGVCGGLGRYCDVDPVIFRIVIGVLSVTGGVGLIFYGFAWLLIPAEDEEENEARRLLSGRVEGASLTAVLLALIGCGLFLTMMSNGGTLSFAALLSLAVAGAAVWSQRRRVVAPDGAPLDPATAHAVAEAPPETKAPPVPDSPSWWRDPIIKDGTTGPVPTGYLWGPEGATAEEASPRPRRTYTAPPQVRGPRGIGGTVFLLALLAGGLGTVLSWDGHPMGTSLQIGLVGALGVFGLGLLVSSFLGRTGFGTVMMTMITAVLLAGAAAVPKDISTQWQRTNWKPASVAAVQPRYAHGSGIATLDLSSLTVPKGEKVRTTVELGAGQLKVVVPKEAPVVLHAEAGLGDISLPDDAANDIDVSPEQDRQRTLPPPAGAKPSGTLELHLEVGIGQVEVTRAAS; translated from the coding sequence ATGACACAGCCGACCAGCCCGCCGGCCGACGCGCAGCCCGACGCGCCGCCGGACGTGCACCCCGAGGTGCAGCAGCTGCGCCGTACGCCCCGCCAGAAAGTCGTGGCCGGGGTCTGCGGCGGGCTCGGCCGGTACTGCGACGTCGACCCGGTGATCTTCCGGATCGTCATCGGCGTGCTCTCGGTGACCGGCGGCGTCGGCCTGATCTTCTACGGCTTCGCCTGGCTGCTGATCCCGGCCGAGGACGAGGAGGAGAACGAGGCCCGCCGACTGCTCTCGGGAAGGGTCGAGGGCGCGTCGCTGACCGCCGTACTCCTCGCCCTCATCGGCTGCGGACTCTTCCTGACCATGATGAGCAACGGCGGGACCCTCTCCTTCGCCGCACTGCTCTCGCTCGCCGTCGCCGGGGCCGCCGTGTGGTCACAGCGCCGCCGTGTCGTCGCGCCCGACGGCGCCCCGCTCGATCCGGCGACGGCACACGCGGTGGCCGAGGCCCCGCCCGAGACGAAGGCGCCGCCCGTCCCCGACAGCCCTTCGTGGTGGCGCGACCCGATCATCAAGGACGGAACGACGGGGCCGGTGCCCACCGGATATCTGTGGGGCCCCGAGGGGGCGACGGCCGAGGAGGCGTCCCCGCGCCCGCGCCGTACGTACACCGCTCCCCCGCAGGTGCGGGGGCCGCGCGGAATCGGCGGCACCGTCTTTCTTCTCGCGCTGCTCGCGGGCGGGCTCGGCACCGTGCTCAGCTGGGACGGCCATCCCATGGGCACGAGCCTGCAGATCGGTCTGGTCGGTGCGCTGGGGGTGTTCGGACTCGGACTGCTGGTCAGCTCGTTCCTGGGCCGCACGGGCTTCGGGACGGTCATGATGACGATGATCACGGCGGTGCTGCTGGCGGGGGCGGCGGCAGTACCGAAGGACATCAGCACCCAGTGGCAGCGGACCAACTGGAAGCCGGCCTCGGTCGCTGCCGTCCAGCCGCGGTACGCACACGGGTCCGGCATCGCGACCCTCGATCTCTCCTCCCTCACCGTCCCCAAGGGGGAGAAGGTGAGGACGACGGTGGAACTGGGGGCCGGTCAGCTCAAGGTCGTCGTACCGAAGGAGGCCCCGGTGGTGCTGCACGCGGAGGCGGGTCTCGGCGACATCAGCCTCCCGGACGACGCGGCGAACGACATCGACGTCTCCCCCGAGCAGGACCGGCAACGGACCCTGCCCCCTCCGGCCGGCGCAAAGCCGTCCGGCACACTGGAGCTGCATCTCGAAGTGGGCATCGGACAGGTGGAGGTGACCCGTGCCGCGTCCTGA
- a CDS encoding class II aldolase/adducin family protein, producing MTDTPEPLPVEQLQFAMPPVHDSVVDERAYRKERLAGALRLFGRFGFEDGVSGHITARDPEFTDCFWVNPFGVPFAHVTAGGLVLVNGDGQVVVGRYHVNQAAFAVHAQVHAARPDVVAVAHTHSVHGRALSALGELIEPITQEACGFYEDHALVDRYTGVIVDEAEGRRIAGALGAYKAVILRNHGLLTVGDSVDAAAWWFIAMERCAHVQLTARAAGKPVLIAHKEAVATREQLGSDLVAWITYQPLWRQISRAEPDLLK from the coding sequence ATGACCGATACACCCGAGCCCCTCCCCGTCGAGCAGCTGCAGTTCGCGATGCCGCCGGTGCACGACTCCGTGGTGGACGAGCGGGCATACCGCAAGGAGCGGCTCGCCGGGGCGCTGCGCCTCTTCGGGCGTTTCGGGTTCGAGGACGGGGTGTCCGGTCACATCACCGCCCGGGACCCGGAGTTCACCGACTGCTTCTGGGTGAACCCCTTCGGCGTACCTTTCGCGCATGTCACGGCCGGCGGTCTGGTCCTCGTCAACGGCGACGGACAGGTCGTCGTCGGGCGATATCACGTCAACCAGGCGGCGTTCGCCGTCCACGCCCAGGTGCACGCTGCCCGGCCCGATGTCGTCGCCGTCGCGCACACCCACTCCGTGCACGGGCGGGCGCTGTCCGCCCTCGGCGAGCTGATCGAGCCGATCACCCAGGAAGCCTGCGGCTTCTACGAGGACCATGCGCTGGTCGACCGCTACACCGGCGTGATCGTCGACGAGGCGGAGGGGCGGCGGATCGCGGGCGCCCTCGGCGCGTACAAGGCCGTCATCCTGCGCAACCACGGGCTGCTCACAGTCGGCGACTCGGTCGACGCGGCAGCCTGGTGGTTCATCGCCATGGAACGCTGCGCCCACGTGCAGCTCACGGCCCGGGCAGCGGGCAAGCCCGTGCTGATCGCGCACAAGGAGGCGGTGGCCACCCGTGAGCAGCTCGGCAGCGACCTGGTCGCGTGGATCACCTACCAGCCCCTGTGGCGGCAGATCAGCCGGGCGGAACCCGACCTCCTGAAGTAG
- a CDS encoding C40 family peptidase has translation MSALASHRKSRTRTGMAGLRSNSPAVGFTTAALASVTLLSTQSADAAPAEPKPSVEEVQKKVDDLYRQAGSETQRYNKAQEATAEKRREVEGMLDDAAKRTEKLNESRRALGNYASAQYRTGAVTPTAALLFADSPESYFDQTQLMDRMTDRQRSVIADYETERAAAAEQRTEATKSLESLTASQKALRTSKQDVQTKLAEARTLLSKLTAEEKARFAEIERKKEEAARRKAEAKAKEEAEAERRRQETEREQNQGGGTDTGTGTGTGTGTGAGSGSTEDSTYAAKAAKVLSFARAQIGKPYVWGATGPSSYDCSGLTQGAWKEAGVDLPRTTWDQVEVGKRVATKDLLPGDLVFFYDDISHVGIYIGDGKMIHAPKPGTNVREESIYYMPIYGSVRPA, from the coding sequence ATGTCGGCCTTGGCGTCGCATCGCAAGTCGCGTACCCGTACCGGAATGGCCGGACTACGCAGCAATTCCCCCGCCGTCGGGTTCACGACGGCAGCTCTTGCCTCCGTCACCCTGCTGTCGACGCAGAGCGCCGACGCCGCGCCCGCCGAGCCCAAGCCATCCGTAGAAGAGGTACAGAAGAAGGTCGACGACCTGTACCGGCAGGCCGGCTCCGAGACGCAGAGGTACAACAAGGCGCAAGAGGCCACCGCCGAGAAGCGGCGCGAGGTCGAGGGGATGCTCGACGACGCCGCGAAGCGCACGGAAAAGCTCAACGAGTCCCGTCGCGCGCTCGGCAACTACGCGTCCGCGCAGTACCGGACGGGTGCGGTCACCCCGACCGCCGCGCTGCTGTTCGCGGACAGCCCGGAGTCGTACTTCGACCAGACACAGCTGATGGACCGGATGACCGACCGTCAGCGCAGCGTCATCGCCGACTACGAGACCGAACGGGCCGCGGCAGCCGAGCAGCGCACGGAGGCGACCAAGAGCCTTGAGTCGCTCACGGCCTCCCAGAAGGCCCTGCGCACCAGCAAGCAGGACGTCCAGACCAAGCTGGCCGAGGCGCGCACGCTGCTGTCGAAGCTGACCGCCGAGGAGAAGGCGCGGTTCGCGGAGATCGAGCGCAAGAAGGAGGAAGCGGCCCGCCGCAAGGCCGAGGCGAAGGCCAAAGAGGAGGCCGAGGCCGAGCGCCGACGCCAGGAGACGGAGCGCGAGCAGAACCAGGGCGGCGGTACGGACACGGGAACCGGCACCGGCACCGGCACCGGCACGGGAGCAGGTTCGGGCTCCACCGAGGACAGTACGTACGCGGCCAAGGCTGCCAAGGTCCTCTCCTTCGCCCGCGCCCAGATCGGCAAGCCGTACGTCTGGGGCGCGACCGGCCCGAGTTCGTACGACTGCTCGGGTCTGACCCAGGGCGCCTGGAAGGAGGCGGGCGTGGACCTGCCGCGTACCACCTGGGACCAGGTGGAGGTCGGCAAGCGGGTCGCCACGAAGGATCTGCTTCCCGGGGACCTGGTCTTCTTCTACGACGACATCAGCCACGTCGGGATATACATCGGCGACGGCAAGATGATCCACGCGCCCAAGCCGGGCACGAACGTCCGCGAGGAATCGATCTACTACATGCCGATCTACGGCAGCGTGCGCCCGGCCTGA
- a CDS encoding C40 family peptidase: MAAHRKRKQHPLTGPAARTAATLALAGAATATGFEGTGYADPGLTPAQIKAKVDKLYQEAEAATEKYNGVKEQTAGLRTSLNSLRDEAARRTERLNTSRNALGSIATAQYRAGSIDPGVQIALTSDPDEYLERAALADRVGERQAAAVAGVRQQLVDIAQLRAEADERMNDLTVRQSELARHKSTVQEKLAGAERLLARMTAEQRTAYDSSQGGTEAPYDVRASRSATLRGSLRAPNARAEQAIAYAYGALGKPYVWGATGPSSYDCSGLTQAAWRSAGVSLPRTTYTQISAGGRVSRSQLAPGDLVFFYSGVTHVGLYIGGGNMIHAPRPGAPVRIAPIDQMPFAGATRPV, translated from the coding sequence GTGGCAGCGCACCGGAAACGCAAGCAGCATCCGCTCACCGGGCCTGCCGCCCGTACCGCCGCCACCCTCGCGCTCGCCGGCGCGGCGACCGCCACCGGATTCGAAGGCACCGGTTACGCCGACCCCGGTCTCACCCCCGCCCAGATCAAGGCCAAGGTCGACAAGCTGTACCAGGAGGCGGAGGCCGCCACCGAGAAGTACAACGGGGTCAAGGAGCAGACCGCCGGCTTACGCACATCTCTGAACTCACTGCGCGACGAGGCCGCCCGCAGAACCGAGCGGCTCAACACCTCACGGAACGCCCTCGGTTCGATCGCCACGGCCCAGTACCGCGCCGGGAGCATCGACCCCGGTGTGCAGATCGCACTCACCTCGGACCCCGACGAGTACCTGGAGCGGGCCGCGCTCGCCGACCGGGTCGGCGAGCGGCAGGCGGCCGCCGTCGCCGGAGTGCGCCAGCAGCTGGTGGACATCGCGCAGTTGAGGGCCGAGGCCGACGAGCGGATGAACGACCTCACGGTCCGGCAGAGCGAGCTGGCCAGGCACAAGTCCACCGTCCAGGAGAAGCTCGCGGGCGCCGAGCGTCTGCTGGCCCGGATGACCGCCGAGCAGCGCACCGCGTACGACTCCTCTCAAGGCGGCACCGAAGCCCCCTACGACGTACGCGCCAGCCGCTCCGCCACCCTCCGCGGCTCCCTCAGGGCCCCCAACGCCCGTGCCGAGCAAGCCATTGCGTACGCCTACGGAGCGCTCGGCAAGCCCTACGTCTGGGGCGCGACCGGACCGAGTTCGTACGACTGCTCAGGCCTCACCCAGGCCGCCTGGCGCTCCGCCGGAGTGTCGCTGCCCCGCACGACGTACACCCAGATCAGCGCGGGCGGGCGCGTCTCCCGCTCTCAGCTCGCCCCGGGGGACCTGGTGTTCTTCTACTCGGGTGTCACGCATGTCGGCCTCTACATCGGCGGCGGCAACATGATCCACGCACCGCGTCCCGGCGCGCCCGTCCGCATCGCCCCGATCGACCAGATGCCGTTCGCCGGCGCGACCCGCCCCGTCTGA
- the pcrA gene encoding DNA helicase PcrA — protein MSSLFDDSFLADLQPTADEHPPPPEESTPEQIPDDLFQGTFDVPPARDPYHRDGAPRTVVDPVALLEGLNEQQRAAVVHTGSPLLIVAGAGSGKTRVLTHRIAHLLGTRSVHPGQILAITFTNKAAGEMKERVEQLVGPRANAMWVMTFHSACVRILRRESKRLGFTSSFSIYDAADSKRLMALVCRDLDLDPKKFPPKSFSAKISNLKNELVDEETFADQAVDGFEKTLAEAYRMYQARLREANALDFDDIIMTTVHLLQAFPDVAEHYRRRFRHVLVDEYQDTNHAQYTLVRELVGPHGGEGDDPAELCVVGDADQSIYAFRGATIRNILQFEEDYPDATTILLEQNYRSTQTILSAANAVIERNESRRPKNLWTNAGAGAQITGYVADTEHDEAQFVADEIDRLTDAGDAKAGDVAIFYRTNAQSRVFEEIFIRVGLPYKVVGGVRFYERKEVRDVLAYLRVLANPEDTVPLRRILNVPKRGIGDRAEAMIDALSLREKITFPQALRRVDEAYGMAARSANAVKRFNVLMEELRTIVDSGAGPAVVLEAVLERTGYLAELQASTDPQDETRIENLQELAAVALEFEQERGEEEGTGTLAEFLEKVALVADSDQIPDEDEDGSGVITLMTLHTAKGLEFPVVFLTGMEDGVFPHMRALGQSKELEEERRLAYVGITRARERLYLTRSSMRSAWGQPSYNPPSRFLEEIPGHHLEWKRTGPMAAPAGPTSGISSSLSSSRARSGGAGGGASGFATRRASDKPVISLVVGDRVTHDQFGLGTVVEVTGSGADGQATIDFGDTKPKRLLLRYAPVEKL, from the coding sequence ATGAGCAGCCTCTTTGACGACAGCTTCCTGGCGGACCTCCAGCCCACGGCTGACGAGCACCCGCCGCCGCCCGAGGAATCGACTCCGGAGCAGATTCCGGACGACCTCTTCCAGGGCACGTTCGACGTGCCCCCGGCCCGGGACCCGTACCACCGTGACGGCGCCCCGCGCACCGTCGTGGATCCCGTCGCCCTGCTCGAGGGGCTGAACGAGCAGCAGCGCGCCGCCGTCGTGCACACCGGGTCGCCGCTGCTCATCGTGGCCGGGGCCGGGTCCGGCAAGACCCGTGTCCTGACCCACCGGATCGCGCATCTGCTGGGGACCCGCAGTGTCCACCCCGGCCAGATACTGGCGATCACCTTCACCAACAAGGCCGCCGGCGAGATGAAGGAGCGCGTCGAGCAGCTGGTCGGCCCGCGCGCCAACGCCATGTGGGTGATGACCTTCCACAGTGCGTGCGTCCGCATTCTGCGCCGGGAGTCCAAGAGGCTCGGCTTCACCTCGTCGTTCTCGATCTACGACGCCGCCGACTCCAAGCGGCTCATGGCCCTGGTCTGCCGCGACCTGGACCTCGACCCCAAGAAGTTCCCTCCGAAGTCCTTCAGCGCGAAGATCTCCAATCTCAAGAACGAGCTGGTCGACGAGGAGACCTTCGCCGACCAGGCGGTCGACGGCTTCGAGAAGACGCTCGCCGAGGCGTACCGCATGTACCAGGCACGGCTGCGCGAGGCCAATGCCCTGGACTTCGACGACATCATCATGACCACCGTCCACCTGCTCCAGGCCTTCCCGGACGTCGCCGAGCACTACCGGCGCCGCTTCCGCCACGTCCTGGTGGACGAGTACCAGGACACCAACCACGCTCAGTACACACTCGTGCGCGAGCTGGTGGGCCCCCATGGCGGCGAGGGCGACGACCCGGCCGAGCTCTGCGTCGTCGGTGACGCCGACCAGTCGATCTACGCCTTCCGCGGCGCGACCATCCGCAACATCCTCCAGTTCGAGGAGGACTACCCGGACGCGACGACGATCCTGCTGGAGCAGAACTACCGCTCGACGCAGACGATCCTCTCCGCCGCCAACGCCGTCATCGAGCGGAACGAAAGCCGCCGTCCCAAGAACCTGTGGACGAACGCCGGCGCGGGTGCGCAGATCACCGGCTATGTGGCGGACACCGAGCACGATGAGGCCCAGTTCGTCGCCGACGAGATCGACCGGCTGACGGACGCGGGCGACGCGAAGGCCGGCGACGTCGCCATCTTCTACCGTACGAATGCCCAGTCCCGTGTCTTCGAAGAGATCTTCATCCGGGTCGGGCTGCCGTACAAGGTCGTCGGCGGAGTGCGCTTCTACGAGCGCAAGGAGGTCCGGGACGTCCTCGCGTATCTGCGTGTCCTCGCGAACCCCGAGGACACGGTTCCACTGCGCCGGATCCTCAATGTCCCCAAGCGCGGCATCGGCGACCGCGCGGAGGCGATGATCGACGCGCTCTCGCTGCGCGAGAAGATCACCTTCCCGCAGGCGCTGCGACGCGTGGACGAGGCGTACGGCATGGCGGCCCGCTCCGCGAACGCCGTGAAGCGCTTCAACGTGCTGATGGAGGAGCTGCGCACGATCGTCGACTCGGGCGCCGGCCCCGCGGTGGTGCTGGAAGCCGTACTCGAACGGACCGGCTATCTCGCCGAGCTGCAGGCCTCGACCGACCCGCAGGACGAGACCCGCATCGAGAACCTTCAGGAACTGGCCGCTGTGGCACTCGAGTTCGAGCAGGAGCGCGGCGAGGAGGAGGGGACGGGGACACTCGCCGAATTCCTCGAGAAGGTGGCGCTGGTCGCCGACTCCGACCAGATCCCGGACGAGGACGAGGACGGCTCGGGTGTCATCACGCTGATGACGCTGCACACCGCCAAGGGCCTCGAGTTCCCCGTGGTGTTCCTGACGGGCATGGAGGACGGCGTCTTCCCGCACATGCGCGCGCTCGGCCAGTCGAAGGAGCTCGAGGAGGAGCGGCGGCTGGCGTACGTCGGCATTACGCGTGCCCGCGAGCGCCTGTATCTGACCCGCTCGTCGATGCGGAGTGCGTGGGGCCAGCCCTCGTACAACCCGCCGTCGCGGTTCCTTGAGGAGATCCCGGGCCACCACCTGGAGTGGAAGCGGACGGGGCCGATGGCCGCGCCCGCGGGGCCCACGTCGGGCATCTCGTCGTCGCTGTCGTCCTCGCGCGCGCGGTCGGGCGGGGCGGGCGGCGGTGCGTCGGGCTTCGCCACGCGGCGCGCGAGCGACAAGCCGGTGATCTCGCTGGTGGTCGGAGACCGGGTCACGCACGACCAGTTCGGCCTGGGGACCGTGGTGGAGGTGACGGGGTCGGGCGCGGACGGGCAGGCGACGATCGACTTCGGGGACACCAAGCCGAAGCGCCTGCTGCTGCGGTACGCGCCGGTCGAGAAGCTCTGA